CCTGTTTTTTGGATTTCGGCGATCGCGTGCAATGCTAAGGTTGTTTTCCCTGAACTTTCTGGTCCATAGATTTCAATTACCCGTCCCTTTGGCAAACCCCCACCCAAAGCCAAATCTAAAGTTAATGCTCCACTAGGAATTGTTTCTACCCGCATCCGAGTTGCATCACCCAGACGCACAATTGTTCCTTTTCCAAAAGTCCGCTCAATTTGGCTAAGTACCATATTCAGGGCTTTTTGCTTACCAGCATTTTCACTTGTGTTAACAGCCATTCCTACCTCTATCTATATCTAGGGACCGTGGATGAGAAAAGTTATTAGAACAGATATACTATTTTAAACGAGAAATTGCCAGTGTAGGATATCAAAAGTATGAAGAATAGTCGAGCTAGGAGTTAAATTTTCGCCTATCCCTAGGGAAAATAGGGGGGTGAGAGAGATTGTTTCTCATGTTGGGTTAGGGATTTTGGATTCAGGATTTCGTGGATACTTAACACTGTTGGGGTGACAAGATCCTAACGTGTTGCTGGGAGTTTGGCAAAGCGATCACTATGGTTAATTTTTTAGCACCGGGACTCAAATCCCCATGACTCGTTCTCAATCCTATCCTATAAGGTAATGATTCAAACCTTGAGAAATTTGGTTTGTCGCCCAATGCCCCTAATTTTATATTTCTCCAGAGAATTACTTGATGATGCCATCATGTTCAATCGCGCTGTAATTCTCCTCAGGGTTCAATCCTAACCAGGGATCGGAGCTAGGAGTGAGGAATAATTGACTGTAAACTTGTTCATTTAATCCATCTAGGTTACTAGTTCCCTGACCTGCGGCAAACCATTGGTGAATTCGCCGATGTAAGATGTATTCATTCCTCACCGTATCTAATGCCATAGTTGATTCAAACTGCTGGATAAGTTTGTCAAAATTGGCATTTGTTGAGGTATATTTTTTCGCTTTGATTAAAGCCAGACTTTGACTATCTAATTTGCTATTTTGGCGGTGTAGTTGGGCAATTCTTTGCCAGGTTGCACCATCTGTCAACTCTGGAGAAGATTGTATATTAGTTAACAAGGGTGCTTCAACTAGCATTTTAGTCATGGCGATCGGTGCTGCAACTGTAGCACTGGGTGCCGGATTATTACTATTATTGGTTGAGAATCTCGGTGCTACATTGATACCTGCTTGATTTAAGTCCTTTGTCCATTTTGCCTGGAGAGTATTCAGGCGATCGCTATGGTATTTTCTTAAAAATCCTTCTTTTTCCTTCCCACCCACTTGACTATATGCTTTCACCGTATTTGCTCCCTGTTGCAGTTGCTGCAAAAATGCCTGGGGACTGTACAATCCAGGGATAGCATCAATAGGACGACCAGAACTATCAAGGATATAGTGAATACTATTCCCCGTTAGGGTTCTTTCTAATTTCCGCCCATCACCGAAATCAATAGTAACTTTAGGTACAGGGCGTACGGATTGCCAATGGAGAATAAATTTATCCTGTAGGGTTTTAGCTATCTCTGCATTAGGGTACAGAGCAACACGGAAAAACCGACTATTCGCACAACTTAAATCTTGATCGAGGTTTCCTAACAAACGTAGGGACAAAATGGGTTTACCGCTTGCCTTGGCAGCAGCTTTCGCCTCCTCTAAATTAGTGTACCAGTAAAGACGGGAAGCATAGCAATCTCGCTGTTGGCAAAGCTGATCTAAAGCGGTGCGAATATCTGCTTGATTTAACTTTTTACTATGGGTTTGGAGAAATTTCTGTAACCCTTTTTGCCCTTGGGGGCGAAGAACAGCCACTTCTTGGGATAATTGAGTATTAGCTGAAGTCGCAGCTTGGGGATTAAAAATTTGCCATGCACCGATACCGAGAATTAGGAAACCCAAGGAGCCAGTTAAGACGCTGCGTATCTGCATAGATGATTTTTATAATTTAAGTTTAATCTTGGAGATTTACTGAGGAGATAAAAAGTTTCCCGACCCCCAATATACCACCTAATATCCTAGTGGTGTGGCAAGCTTAAAATAGTGCAATATAAAACGTTTGTAGTTGCGCTTTAGCGCTCTAAACCATTCTAAAATCTAATATAATAGACCTTTTGCACGAATAGCGTAAGGATGAAAGAATACAGGTCAAAAAAGTAAACAGCGATGAGCTACGAACAGATAAAAGACCTGCCATCACCAGAATTTAAAAGGTTATGCGGAGTGCATATCGCTACTTTTGTACGGATGGTAGAAGTACTGGAGCCAGAACTGGCAAGGACTGGTAAAAAAGGTGGTCAGCCAAAGTTAAGTGTGGAAGACCATTTGTTGGTGGCACTGGAATATTGGCGCGGAGCCGGAGACGCTCCGCCTCCGGGGAGTATCGAACATACTTTCATATCGGCAAAAGCTGGGGTATCCATGAATCAACAGTATGTCGGATAGTACGGAAAGTAGAAAATATTCTGATTAAGTCGGGGGCGTTCCGACTAACTGGAAAACGAGAACTGCATTCAAGTAATGACATATCTCAAAGTGATACGGATGTTGCACAAAAAGTGTGTAAAATCCGTTGGAAAATAGAGGAGTTTCACAGGGAGATAAAACAATTAACTGGCATTGAATCATGTCATACCAATTCACAATTCGCAATGCTCCCTACGGGAGAGCTAACGCTAACGCAATTCGCAATCAAAAAACTTAGATGCAGCAAAGCTTTCAAGATTGACATCTGTATCATATTTTTCGTGAAATGGTATCAATAAATGGTATCAATGCCGTAAAGCCCGTCTTCAGAGAAATCATATTGCTTGTGCTATTTTGGTTTGGCTTAGGCTGAATAGTTTAGCCTATAAAACAGGTCAAACTATTTATAAAATAAAGCATAATTTACTCTCAAATTATTTAATTGAGTAACTAAAACGTCCAGATATTGCTATGTGTTCTGTGTAGTTTTTTAGGCGCTCTGTGCGCTTCGCGCACCATTGCTTGTGCCAGTTGCGTAAGTCCTAACGGTCTCTAAATGGTCACAGATGTTAAATTATACACCCTTTGATGAGGCTGTTGTGATCGGGAATGATTTTTGGAAAATAGTGGGAGGAGATACAGCGTATGAAGAGTTATTAGACATATATCTGGAAGTAGGAAAAGAAAAAAGTAAATATATGCTAGATGCGCTAGCTTTGGGATTTTAGAGTGGAATAAATTAGCAATTCCATAATTGAGCGCTTTTCAGTTAAGATAATCTGGATTACGATATGCCAGAGGCACGAAGTTCCCCTTATCGCATCCTGGGAATGAGAGGGGGAGATAATTCCCCATATTCATAGAGATTTAGACAAGCTGGTATGGCAGATGTGGATACCATAGATAAAGTAGTAAAGGATACCGCCGAGGTAGGAACTGATATGATTGGAACTACTATGTTTTGTTTGGTTACAGGACGACAAACAATCATCTCACAATAAACTTAAGAAAAACTTCCAATTACTAACAGAAAACAACTCGATATATTTGCTAATCTAGGTTTAGTAATGGGTAATGGGTAATGGGTAATGGGTAATAGATCATGGTATTTGATACTACTGGTCAATTACCCATCACTTTTTTTCTATATATTTAACCCACTTAATTCTAATAGGTTCGTAGTGAAAATTAAGCGCTAAAGCCCTGACTACAAACTATGTACTAGTTGTCTGAAGTGGGATGAAAATAATGGTAGATTTCCTGAGCTAAACGCGCACCGATTCCCGGAACTTCAGTTAATTGTGTAGGTGTTGCCTGACGGATATAATCTACAGAATGGAAATAGCCTAGTAGTAGTTTTTGTCTGTGATGTCCTAAACCAGGAATTTCATCTAAGCGCGATCGCCGCAATTTATCACTGCGTTGTTGACGGTGGAAAGTCACGGCAAAACGATGGGCTTCATCCCGTAATCTTCTCAATAATTGTACCCCTGGTTGCTCTGCATCCGTCTTCAAGGGTTGCGACTCCCCAGGAAGAAATATTTCCTCCCGTTTCTTAGCTAAACTGACGACTCGTACATCTTGCAGCAAATCCATTTCCTGCAACACCCCCACCACCGCAGATAATTGCCCCTTTCCCCCATCTATCATTACCAAATCGGGAAAATCGGAATTACCCCCCCGTGGTAATTGGGGTTCTGTGGCATACTTGCGAAATCTTCGCTGTATCACCTCTGCTAAACTGGCAAAGTCGTCGGAATGTCCAATCGTCACCCCAGGATTCTGAATTTTATAGTGGCGATAATGTTGCTTGGCGGGTAAACCATCAAGAAATACTACCTGGGAAGCAACTGCATTGGAACCCTGAATATGGGAAATGTCGTATCCTTCAATGCGGTGCGGTAATTCTGGTAAATCCAAAATAGCTGCTAAATCTTGCATTGCTGTGAGATTGCGATCGCCAAATTTTTGCATTCTCTGCAACTCATACTCTGCATTCCGCTCCACCATCTCAATTAATTCTGCCTTGAGTTGACGCTGGGGAATCACCAGATTTACCTTTCTTCCCCGACGTTGGGTGAGTGCAGTTAATAACAGTTCCCCCTCCGGTAAATCATGTTGCACAACAATTTCCGTGGGAATTTCCACCGCATCCGCATTTTGATAATGTTCTTCCAGCACCCGTTGTAAAATTGCCCCAGGTTCAGCAGTTGCATCTGCAACATAGGCTAAACGTCCGACTAATTTTCCTGCCCGAATCTGGAATAATTGAATACAGGCGTGTTGCTCATCCTTTGCCAGGGCGATCGCGTCACGGGAAATAGTATCATCAGATAAAGCCACCTTTTGATCGGCATTCAAAGACTTTAACCCCGCAATTTGATCTCGAATCCGTGCCGCAGTTTCAAAATTTAACTCTACCGCAGCATTCTCCATCTGCTCTGTTAAAGTCGCAATTAACTCCTGGGTTCTTCCCTGAAATACCATTGCTACCTTCTGCACAATCTTGCGGTACGCTTCCACAGAAACCAACTGTTGACAGACACCCGGACACCTACCCAAATCATAATTTAAACAGGGACGGTCTTTAAATAAAGGTTGGGGTCGTTGTCGTAGGGGAAAAATCCGTTTACATAGGTGCAAAATCTCCCGTAACAAGGCAGAATCTGTATAGGGACCGTAGAATTTATCCTTTTCTTTCCCTAGTTGCCTTCTACGAGTGATAAAAATTCGCGGATATTCCTCTGACCAAGTAATACATACGTAGGGATACTTTTTATCATCCTTCAACAAAACGTTAAAGTACGGTTGATGCTGCTTAATTAAATTTGCTTCCAGTGCTAACGCTTCCGCTTCCGTATCCGTGACAATAAACTCAATCTCCGTCACCAACCGTACCATGGTAGCGATACGTTCCGTCAGTCGTTGAGATTCTCGAAAATAGGAGCGCACCCGCGATCGCAACTTCCGTGACTTCCCAATATAAATAATGCGATCGCCAGCATCACGCATCAAATACACACCCGCTTCCGGTGGAATCTCCTGGAGACGACTTTCCAGAATCTCCGGAGTTTTAATTAAAGGTATAGATGTTGTCACAACTAGCATCAGGTAAGTTTACAAATTTACCAGCAATTGCAGATTCTCCCATCACTCCTCAACAGACTTATATCCTAAGTTTGTTCTATATATAGCGTTTCCCATTCTAGTGAGGTATGGAAGAACCCCTCCCCAGCCCTCCCCGATTTCGGGGAGGGTGCCCGATAGGGCGGGTGGGGTTGTATTTCATCTGATTGGGAAACGCTACAATTCTAAGTAAAATTACTACCTTTTGACAGAGATTTTGCCATTTTCTCAACAAGTCCGATAAAAATCTCAACCACATCCAATTAATTTTACATAATCTCAAACATAATTCTCAAGTCACCCCTTCATTTCTCATTACCATCACCATCCATGAATTTATCCTGACAAATTACCAAAACTTTACCTTTTATCAACTTAGCTTCAGCACAATAGTTTTTCTTGATTTTACACTTCCCCTTTCTCCTTTAAGATTAATTCGCATTCCTGAATTCATTCCAGGAAATTCACCATTCTCTCATCTATTCAAGGTTATTCGTCGATTATTATACGTAAAAAATAAATAAAATACCGACTTTCTCTCTCAATTAATCGGCATGATTGCGGATTTTTATTCCTTGGGAGATATTCAGCGTATCAACGGATTATTGCATATATGCCACTTTGATAAGATAAACAGTATCAAAAACAAAATTTATCCGACAAACTAATGAATATCCAAGATTTTGAAAACAAATATCGTGATGCAATGGCAGAAGCGATGGAAGAATTACAAACAGCAATGTTAATGCTAGCTCAAGCACAAAGAAAAATCTCTGAAATTGGTAACTCCTTTCAACATCTGAGTCATAGCGTTGAAGAATTTATCATTACTCAAAAATCAGAGTAATTGCTTGATATTATATCTATAATTGACAACAAACAATTTCCTCTTCTATCGCCATTACTAATTCATTTAAATTCACTGGTTTCACAAAATAACGCTTAGCACCAAGATTCTTAGCCTTTTCCTGATCAGCTTTAAAAGCAAAAGCAGAAACAATAATTATCGGTATATTATAGAGCTTGTGAAGTTGTTCTAATAATACATACCCATCAACATCCGGTAATTTTAAATCTAGCAAAATTAACTGAGGCTTAAATTTCTCTACCACCGTTACACAATTACTGCCTGCCGATAAGTCTTGGACATCATATTCATAATATCTCAAACAATCACTCATCAGCATACGATTGATATCGTTATCCTCAACCAATAAAATCTTTTTGCGATGATAAGACTGAAAGTGGAACTGTTTAGCCAGTAATTTTGCTGT
The Calothrix sp. 336/3 DNA segment above includes these coding regions:
- a CDS encoding TdeIII family type II restriction endonuclease encodes the protein MLNYTPFDEAVVIGNDFWKIVGGDTAYEELLDIYLEVGKEKSKYMLDALALGF
- the uvrC gene encoding excinuclease ABC subunit UvrC; amino-acid sequence: MLVVTTSIPLIKTPEILESRLQEIPPEAGVYLMRDAGDRIIYIGKSRKLRSRVRSYFRESQRLTERIATMVRLVTEIEFIVTDTEAEALALEANLIKQHQPYFNVLLKDDKKYPYVCITWSEEYPRIFITRRRQLGKEKDKFYGPYTDSALLREILHLCKRIFPLRQRPQPLFKDRPCLNYDLGRCPGVCQQLVSVEAYRKIVQKVAMVFQGRTQELIATLTEQMENAAVELNFETAARIRDQIAGLKSLNADQKVALSDDTISRDAIALAKDEQHACIQLFQIRAGKLVGRLAYVADATAEPGAILQRVLEEHYQNADAVEIPTEIVVQHDLPEGELLLTALTQRRGRKVNLVIPQRQLKAELIEMVERNAEYELQRMQKFGDRNLTAMQDLAAILDLPELPHRIEGYDISHIQGSNAVASQVVFLDGLPAKQHYRHYKIQNPGVTIGHSDDFASLAEVIQRRFRKYATEPQLPRGGNSDFPDLVMIDGGKGQLSAVVGVLQEMDLLQDVRVVSLAKKREEIFLPGESQPLKTDAEQPGVQLLRRLRDEAHRFAVTFHRQQRSDKLRRSRLDEIPGLGHHRQKLLLGYFHSVDYIRQATPTQLTEVPGIGARLAQEIYHYFHPTSDN
- a CDS encoding response regulator; protein product: MTAKLLAKQFHFQSYHRKKILLVEDNDINRMLMSDCLRYYEYDVQDLSAGSNCVTVVEKFKPQLILLDLKLPDVDGYVLLEQLHKLYNIPIIIVSAFAFKADQEKAKNLGAKRYFVKPVNLNELVMAIEEEIVCCQL